The region TCGTTCAGGTTATACATTAGCATTTGGTGATATCGCATTTAAAGCGGTTGAAGCAGGTCGTATTAACTCTCGTCAGATTGAAGCAGCTCGTATTTCAGCTACTCGTCATATTAAAAGAAATGGTAAGATTTGGATTCGTGTATTCCCTGCTAAACCATTAACTGCTAAGCCTCTTGAAACTCGTATGGGTAAAGGTAAAGGTGCAGTTGATCAATGGGTAATGAATATTAAGCCAGGTCGTATTATTTTTGAAATGGCTGGTGTTCCACATGATTTAG is a window of uncultured Sulfurimonas sp. DNA encoding:
- the rplP gene encoding 50S ribosomal protein L16, giving the protein MLMPKRTKYRKVMKGRNRGYARSGYTLAFGDIAFKAVEAGRINSRQIEAARISATRHIKRNGKIWIRVFPAKPLTAKPLETRMGKGKGAVDQWVMNIKPGRIIFEMAGVPHDLAREALTLAMHKLPFKTKIITAEMSNEIF